A genome region from Chryseobacterium sp. G0186 includes the following:
- a CDS encoding nuclear transport factor 2 family protein → MKYFFICFLLFSAHQCIWGQTQQDSLAIKQAALDYIESQHTPNPPRMERALHPRMVKRTFWKDKSTGKDYLRETNTESMILLSESYNKNKDKFPASPKKEVKFLDISEKTASVKLIADEWIDYMHLAKLNDTWKIVNVLWQYNDTQRQTN, encoded by the coding sequence ATGAAATATTTTTTCATTTGTTTTCTGCTCTTTTCTGCACATCAGTGTATATGGGGTCAAACCCAGCAGGATTCACTGGCCATAAAACAGGCAGCCCTTGATTATATTGAATCCCAACATACACCAAACCCACCCAGGATGGAGCGTGCTTTACATCCAAGAATGGTAAAACGAACCTTTTGGAAAGACAAATCAACAGGTAAGGATTATCTCCGGGAAACCAATACAGAGTCTATGATCCTACTTTCGGAAAGCTATAATAAAAACAAGGATAAATTCCCTGCCTCTCCGAAAAAAGAAGTGAAATTTCTTGATATTTCTGAAAAAACAGCCTCCGTAAAATTAATCGCAGATGAATGGATAGATTATATGCATCTTGCCAAGCTTAATGATACATGGAAGATTGTCAATGTTCTCTGGCAATACAATGATACGCAACGACAAACTAATTAA